DNA from Grus americana isolate bGruAme1 chromosome 6, bGruAme1.mat, whole genome shotgun sequence:
GTAAAGCCTCCATGTGCAGTTGCAGTTATCCATGGGGTACTTCATCCCTGCTGCTAGTCTTGAGGGTATTTGTCTGTCAAAGCTGCAGAGTACAGCATATTTCTTAATTGCTTGCAGATCATATTGTGGGAGGGATCTAGTATTATAGCTACTGTTTATTCCAGCTCTCCCATACTAAAGAGACTTCATTGTATGGAAAGCAATCACTACTGTTAGACCAGCAGTTAGCAGTTGGGGATATGTGGATGATAGCTGGCAACATCCTATGATAAACTCTCCTGTATCTCCTTGTTACAGCAGAATATAAGCACTCAGGTAGTATTCAAGACCACAAGAAAAGTGCTTACTATATTTAACCTCTAGAGTTTGACCTCTTGATGCTTCCCTCATTACACCACCCACTGGAGTCAAAAACATCTAGCAGCGTAAGGGCTACTTATAAAATCCCTGCTCCATCTTTTTAGTCTAAAAAGTCACCCATTGCATGCTAGAATATTTGAATGATGTGCTCCTGGGTTTAGAGGTTTATGAAGGCTTTTTATTGGCATGCCTCTTTGGCTTAAATGCCTGGTTGACCACAGACTTAATAGTTCCTTTCTGGCCTGCACACTGGTGTGGGACTTTGCCaacccaagcaaacaaaatgctagtgcagagaaagcagacacATAAAAGCTCTTTGTCTTCAGTAGCTGACTTTCAGGGATATGATTTTGTTCTTCAAAGGGCAGAAGCATCTTGTTTGGCTCTGTTGTGCTGTCCCTCTGTTGGGCCTCTGCTGAAAATTAtccccaggctaccaaaaaaagaaaatgtctattTGGTCCATGCAAAACTGGATACAACAGACAAATGTAACTGAGCAACCAGATGGATACAAAAAACAAGCCTTTAGTAGACAAAAAGGAGTCATTCCAGCTTTACTGATCAGATCTCATCTTGGCCCTACAGAGATTCTACCATTTAAAACTCTTCAATCCTATCCTGCCCTGACACTAATACCTACACTTACCCCCAGTCTTAAAAGTTGTATCCCATTCCCAAACATACTTAAAAGGCTTTCAGCATCACATACCTTATAGAATCTACCCCAAACCTTTTGACATCATCTGCCCTTTAGATCTGAGAGAGTCCACCAACAGAGGTACCAGTGACTTCTAGCTTTGGCCATAACAATGGTAAGCTATTGGCCCCCTTCTACTGCCTAGACTAGTGTGCTACGAGCAATAAAGTGGAAGGAATCTCCTGCTGCATAAAGGCATCATGCATTTGGATCCTATAATATctgtgccttttaaaaaatgttacattttaaacTCAAGTCATTTGCCCCTTTTGCTTTTGTCCCATTAGTAATAGCAAACTAGCTCCAGCCTTCTCTTTGAAGATAGCAAAAAGCTGAACTATTCACCTCCTCCTCTACCTTACAGTGCACCAGGGAGAGACAAGAAAAGATCAGTCCAACTACTCACAGCCACACTAAGATGTAACCCAGTTCCTGGGCCTTGGGCATAGTGCTTTACAGAGGGGCATTCCCACCAGTGTGCTGTAATTACCACTAATGTGGAGTGGGAAAGGAAGCTATGCAGGTCTGAGGAGATATAGGCTGCTTGCCTGTGTTCAGAGCAAGTGTCTCTAGCAGTATATCTTCAGCCACAAAAGTGTAATTGCcctttatgaagaaaataggGGAGGTATTAATTCATGACTCAAGTCACAGGAAAGCATTCTGTATGGCCCAGCTATTTAACAAAAGAACATTTGTGCTGGGATATGTAGATTTTATTTTCGGTAACATAGACTTTATTGATGTTTCACAAGCAACCATTAAAAGTTGCTGTGGAATTGTAATCAAACTATAATGATGATTCACATGTAATTCACAGTGTTTCTGGCACACTTTACCTCAGTCATGCTTAGCCATAACATTAATCACAGCCTGCCAACGGGTGTCCAGAAAGGTCTAGAGCTACACTCCAGCTCAGTTACATGCATCAGAACAGCTTTGACTGTAACCTCTTAGTTGATTTTTCCCATGTCAAGAACTAGAAATGCCACTAGATGCCTGTAGGGGCATTTCACAACAGGTTAGTTGTCCCTCTGTACCTGGGATAAATGGGTGGATCAGCTCGCTCTCCTTTTGCTGTGAACATTACACTGTATGTTTTTACTGTCATGCTCCTTATGGGCAGGAATCCTTTTCCAAAAATACCCTGTGTTGGAAATTCCTAGAGAAATCTCCATTTTGAGTGCACACCATACACTGCAGAGGAGTGATGTTTTCATGGAAGTTTTCCAGTTATGCATGCTGTTTCCCATGGTGTGTTTTTTTGTGAGGTTTTCTGGGGGGACAGGGGTatagtgggttttttaagcTTTGGTTTATATTCCAGTGTTATGCaagcaaagacaaagaaagaacagaaacagtCTTTCTGTTCATCTTGTTTTATGGTGCACTTGCCTAGATCCTGTCCCTAGTGGACTCAGGGATACTTCCTGGTCATGAGGTAGCAAAGCTGTAAGATTTTCTGAAGAGGAAGATAAGCAGTGTTATCGGTATCTCCAGTTTCTATTTCAGCCAACAACATTGCTTAATTTTAATCATGGGCTTAAGATCATTCCCACTGTatgagaaaggaacagaaatgctttgctgaatttgGAAACTAAGGGTACTTTCTTTTGTAAAGCCCTAATTAGTTTAAGAGGTTAAATCTACTGGTTTTGTTAACAGTAACTCTTGGAGCACAGCTTACGCCTCCTTAAGGAGTCCTAGACTCAAAGACCTGGAATCCAGCCCACCtcaaaattcagtttctgtGGATCTGCCCTCCCACCGCAACCCATTTCCCAGCACAGTAAAATGGTGGAGATTCCTTTTATCCTGCATCACTTTTGAAGCCTTGACTTAGATCTCCTTGAAAATCAAGCACTAGCTTTACCAAGATCTATAGACACTTAGGGAGCGCTCACATCCTAGTGGGATTTAGGATCCAGAAGAGTTCTAATTCATGAGAAGGGACATCCTAGCCTGAGATGGACATAATGGTTGCTATCCCGActgcctgctgcttctcagagCGTCCTACCCCATTGTCCAGACATTACAGGAGCTGCTGCATGAACAGCTGAGCAGCCACAAGCTGCCTGCCAGGATGTTGTAGATCACAATCCTCAGGCTGCACCAGTACACACAGGCCTATAAAATGCAGCAGTTCAGCTACTGTGTGAACAACTGAAATGTctgggcagcagggatgggCACTGCAAGAAGCTGGGTAGGCCAAACAGCCAGGGCAAAAACTGCCAGCAAAGCTATGCTCATTTATCCATCAGGACCTCTGAAGCAGTTATCTTTCTGCTGACCACAAAAGAGTATGCCCATTTGTCTTAGCACATAGTTTCTGCAGACATACTAATCTATGAATTTTTGTCCTTCCAGGACCACTGGATTCAACCTTTCAAGCTCTCCCTGCATCCATTTGCCATGCTGACTGCCCCTGAAGCTGCAGAGTATGCCTGGAAGCATAGTAAGCACGTTTCACCCCAACTCCCACAAGGCCAAGGCAGGGGGACAAGGGGCAGCTGTACCTGGCACAGCAGAGCCACCAAGTTGCAGCCTGCTGAGCTCCAACAGTTGCACATGGAAAGAATAGAGTAAACCTTGGTGTCTGCCTATTCTCTTGCAGGGTGGGGAACAGGTGTTTTCTCATTGTAGCCTAGAAATAGTGTGTCACTCAGGCTCCTGAAGTTCATGACAATTGCAAAAGGAGTATTTTCCTCAAGTTGAGGTAAACAATAAGGTTACACATTTCTAGTAGAATCAGCCTTCATGTCTGACAGTCACTTGTTTGTTCTTAAATTTGGACTAATACTAGGACTTTTCCAAAGGTTAGTTATGCTACTGGGCAGTGAAAGAgccacctccctcccttccctcctgcttctCCAAGTGCCACAAAAATGAGAGCAACTTCAAGAGCATTAGAGAATTTGAAGCTGGGACCTCTTACCTCCAGCCTTGTATTGCAACTGATCCCATGCAGTAGGTCTGTAAACCAGCCTGGTGGCACTCTGTAAGCCCAAGGTGATACAAGgctctttctccctcccaagGCACCAAGTACCAGACAGCAACAGCATATCAAAAGACCGACTCTTGTTCAGCAAGGAGCACTAAAAAAGACAGCAAGCAACTGATCAGAGGAAAACAACAGGTTTACAAAGTAGGTCTGAAGAATGTCACAACCCAGTAAAACTGTTTTTGCAACACTAACACTGAATGTCACAGCTAGAACAGCACCTCAGATCACCCAGAGCCCACAAAGCCTTTCTTGTTTGCCTTTCTCGGTACTCTAGCATGAGATGTTTCACAGTAGCACTAATTTATAATATAATGTCAATCCTAAATTGGACTTTCACAACAACTGTATCATACCTTGGCAGGAGGTGTCACTCATGAGCTGGGAAGTCAACTCCAGTAATATTCAACATACACATGGAAGGCACTCTTCTGGCTAATATCCTTGCAAAATACATTCACTACTATCacttttaggttaaaaaaaacagttgaaGACTAAGTTGAAGACCTGACTCCATGAAGAACCCAGTAATGTCAGTTTAGACTCACATGTACATGAATTAGGCTCTGCCATTCTATTTGTTCATGATTTGCTAAACCCTATTGTTTGCTGTAGCTCCACTGAGCTGGAGAGCCAAGAAAACATTCCAGCAGCAGGGCCAGATTTGACCAAGTAGAGGAAAGGGGCTCCCCCACAGCCCTGAGTTCAATGTGCATCACATGTCACACAGCAGGAGGGAAGCTGATCTGCCATGcagtccccatccctcctgaTGGATTCAGCCCTCCATGCTGTGCTTGTGCTTATTAACATTTGCATCCTGCAGGGAGCTacagaagcaaaacaaggaatatCTCTGGAGAAGCCTGGAACAGATTCAAAGGCAAGGAATGCAAAGGAAGCAAAGACATAACAGAGACCCAGACTTCATGTGCCTCACTTAGCCATATGTGAGctaactgacatcatctaccttaGCTTTGGTAATACATTTACAActtgtgttttgggggtttttttgtttgtttttaaatcttagCAGtcattccttccttcccacccctcATATCTTGTATCAAAGACTGACATTCCCTCCTCTACCCTTAGCCACCTCTCTCCTGCTTGCCTGCCAGTGTGTTGGGAGCTTACAGTTTCCCAGGGCATCCCTACTGCTTCTCAACCCACCATGCTATTTTTacagagccagagagaggaTGCAACACTTCAAATGCAGGGAATACGCACTTCATCTTGTCCACAGTGCTGTACAACTCCCACACATGATCCAGAGTGGGGCAGGAATGAGCTTCCCTGCATGTGACATGAGGGTTGTGCCTCTCAGGATgatctcattttcttcagctcttcccTTTAACAATCCTGCTTTCTTATTTCCTTAAAGGACTCTGCTAAAGAAAAAGCCTGTCCCTGCAGTGCCAGTGTAGCACTGAAGCCTGTCTTCCATTCCCTATTTGTTGGTCTCTAGTGGTTTGCCTCTTACATCCAGGCAGTGCTGCCGAAGAACACTGCCCATTTCCTAGATGTGCTGTCAACCCTCAACTTTGTACTAAATCTACCTTGGGATAAGAGTTGGGTGCACGTGGTTCTTCCTCTGGCTGGAAGCCTGGGCACAGCATGGGGTGTTTCTATAGGACCTTTTTCTACTTAATTCCATTGAAGTTTCAGGGCTCAGTGGGGTAGTAGAAGTGTTCACTGCTGAGAGGTGTGTTTAACTGCAGGTTATAGAGACTTCATTACCCAGAGCTCTTTACATATGAAAATGATAGAAATGAAGATTCCCAGCTACTTCTAGCCATGGGATAGACATCCATCCAAAGTATGGTCATATGTTGTAGCAGCTCTATTAATCCATGCCTTGGAGATGGTCCTGTACTCTAATGCAAAATGTCTGCTATAGGAAAAAACCAATAAATGTTTGTGaagcaaaaccatttttcttctgcccaCTGATTCTCAGCCCCTAGGCCTATTTATGGAGATGCCATAAGGCAGCACTACACAAGAAAGCCTGGGAATGGTTAAACTTAATCAGGGATTCAAAGGGCCTTTTAGAAGTCCTCATGGACTTAAAGCTTGCTTTCAACTCACCAGgttcacaggttttttttaacctaactTATCACAAGTTTCCTGTTAAAATCAGTCTAAAAAACAGTTGCAGTAAACACATGTCCTTCCAGTTCTGAGCTGTTCATGGGGAAAGACCTAACCACAGTTTGGTACATTCAGAAATTACAGATTGACTAGTGAGTCTTTTTGTTGATATTGATGGGGCTTCTCAGCTATACCATGCATGCCCCCCACTTGCCTTTCAAGCCATGTGAGCCAAAACTCAAGGCCTAAGGAGTCCGATGAGAAGGCTAGAGGGGACCTAAGATCAACAGCAACATCACCCTCCCTTACACAGAAACTCTTTAGCCATAAATTTCTGCAGCATCAGCTGTTTTGGCCTGGTTAGTTCActctgcagggagcaggatTGCTGGAACACACCATCCAATCCCATTTAGCAGTTCCTACCTCTCCTCCATGGCCTGTGTTCACTGCTGGGACAGGCCTGCCCTGTCACATTCAGCACAAGCTCATTCCTGGAGCTCAAAGCATCCATCAGCTTCTAAACAGAGGCTTCTCCTAAACAAATTCAGTAGAGCAGTAGGCAGCCAGGACATGAGCAAATTTCATTCCAACTCAAACAGCATCAGTCTGACCTCttgaaaaccaaagcagagagATATTATACTTTGAAATGGGGTCATTACaagaggggagaaggggatATTGCTGCTGAGCACGTGAGTAGGAGAACAATGGCAAGGAGGCAGTTAAGATTAAGCAGCTAGAGAGAGAGATTAACATCTCATGACCGATTTGTGTTCACTGACCTGCAATAAACCAATAAGACTTCAACAAATAAGTGATTAGCCATGTTATTCCTGTGCTGTCTTTGCTATTAGAGTACTGCCATGGTCTTCACTGTTCATTGGCTAATACTTCCCGGTTTTTATAGATAAGGCTGGTAGAGTTAAGAGCAGTAAGCAACAGAAATCTTGCTATGCTGATAAGCAtaaaaagtgtttcattttcagagtgCAAGTACCTCCCCCTTTGCTACTCCCTCCCCTGTTGGCTGGGTGGCATTTGATTGtctgcacacaaaaaaatcaagccCAGCAGATCAGGTGGTTTGCTGTTCACATATCCACATTTTCAGACAGCCAAAATCAGGGAACAGAAAGGTGCTTGTAGATGTGTGACATTAAAGCACTGTGACAACTTTGCACTCCCTTTCTGTATTAAGTATTTCTTACACACTCACACTGCCTGTTGCCAGTTCCACTGAGTCCAGGTCAACAACCCAGCCAGCAGACAAAAATCAAGCCCTGAACGGTGTACTTACAGTAATAGCAACAATACATCAACTCAAGTGCAACAGTCAGGCAAACATCACAAGGAAATCCAACAGGATGGAGGCAGGTGGTCTGAGGTAACCCAGAAAGCTCAGAAAAATAAGGCAGAATATACAATAGAGGACAGGAGGATATCATCTAACCTGTTTGGAATTGGTCAGTGCACATTAGCCCCTGTCACTTAATAAGGATACAATTAAAAACAACATCAGTGAAGTGGTTCGTGatagaaggatgtgaaggtttCATATTTCCCCTATCCATTTCCCCAGAAGACActcttgtctttttcttttcttgctacAGCACTGAAAGCCCTTTTCTTTGGCTTGAAACCTTGTAAGCAAAGCTGCTCTCCACTAAGTCTCCAAACTTTGCCTTGCTCTCCCTCCTTACAGCCACAAACACTCATTTGTTCCACTGGAGGTGGAGACTGCAGTTGCAAATAGagatcttttaaataaattaaatctacAAAGGTGTTCATCTGCATGCCAAGTTAACTGATGAATCATGTTGACAAGGTCTTTACATGCTTGAATGAGTTTCCCCAAATACATAAGATTATAAATCTGGTTTTGGAGTGCAGTAGTTTCTTTTGATCTGAAGCCTCACCTACTGGTGATATAAGATATTTGTATAACCAGCTTTGCATATTCCATGaagcagtttgtttttaaaagtctaaGACTTAAGTGCAAGAAAATCACAATCAGAATAGAACAAGTCAAGTTTTGTTCCAGCCCTgcaccaaacaagaaaaaaaattacagtggaaGAGTTCTGAAACAGAGGAATACAGTTTTTTGTAACCTACTAGCTGTGTTCTAGTGTTAAAGCACTCTGCTGTAGCATTAAACAGCAATCCTTCTTGGTTCCAAATAGAGAGCAACTTGAGTTTAATGCAGCTTGCTCcctttgaatttttaaagcagacttccaaaaggaaaaaattgaaCCAGGTGACCCAAACCGATTTGCAATGTTAGCCAGTAATTCAGACACACTGATAAACATCTAATAAGAACCATttgattttaatctttttagtCTTCAGGGATGCAGCAGTTAACCACACAAAAGAAAGGGACTGAAACTTTTAATCACTATTTCCTCCTAACACATCTGTGTTAAAATCTGTACACAATAGAAGGGATTAGTAGGCAAAAGCTACCACCACCACATGAGATGGAGACTTCTCCTGTTTCCAGGATAAAGCAGGCAACAAAGTATTGAAATTGAAGGAAAGTTCATCTGCTCTCATAAAAGAAAAGATTACCATGGGACAAACGTAGGCAAGAGGTAATCAACACAGAgtagggaaggagaggaagagaccTACACCAGAAACTGCTCAAGTCTGCTGAGCTTGATAGCTTTCAGGCAAAGAAGGTTTTTTACAGAACCTTTCTTGTACACACATCCCCCATTGGGGCAGGTGCACCACATGAAACAGTGGATACTATCTGAAAGTGTAGTCCATTCCACAGTTACACAATAATTCACTCACACATAGCATCAGCAAATGCAgcccaaaacccagaaaaataaGTCTCACATGGTAAATGCAATATATGCCATAATTACAATAAAGACAAAACATGACAGCTCCCCACAGCTTAGAATGAGCTCTCTTGTGTTACTTTTTGCAGATGCAGCATTACAACTATGGTATATAAAAGCAACCACAGTGTTTGCTCACAGGTCTCAGCTTTCACCtcagaaaaatgccaaaaatgGGAAAGGTAAGCAGAAGCCCCAGTATGCCAGGATCCCGCTCTGACACACACACTGGAATGGACCATGAGTCTTTGCAAATGTTTATATTGCATATCATTTTTTATGAAGAGCTTCTGGGGCCACTACTATCGAAGTAACAGTGACCATCTTGACCTGCAGTCCTATGTGAAACAATGCAATTCCATCTGGGTGGAGAAAGGCAGCTGAATGATTTATGAAAGCTCCAATTACTCAGGACAccagtagtttttaaaaaggtgaGACTATCCTGATTCCCAGAACTGGTTCAGTCTGCAACTCCATCAGGTCTTGTCATGTAATCCTACAagtttaaggccaggttggatgagactttgggcaacctggtctagtggagggtgtccctgtccatggcagggagttggaactagatgatcttaacatcccttccaacacaaaccagtCTATGAAATGAGTTCTGCTTGGCAGTGTATCACAGTAAGAAATTGGGTATAGTTTATCCTTTAAGAATATAGTTATACAGTCTCTTCAAGTAACTCAAGAGACAGGCAAAGCTCAGTAAGGCAATGCAGAGTTTCACTGGAGATGAAGAAAAtcatctttttaatattaatgctATTTCCAGGGCCTGCTCATAACTTGGAGATGCTAAAAGAAAGCCAAGTGACTATTTCTAGATAGAGAATGTTTTTACATTGCCCAGGGAATGGCTAGCAGGGCCAGCTGATACAGAGTTCTGCTGTGGGCTGATGTACACAACTTGCTCATGACCATACTAtgttatgattctatgacacaatgttctggtttcagctgagagaatTGTTAAATCAGAGTTGCAATGGGTACAGCTTTCCTAACACAAGAGCTGTGTTGGTTAAAATCGGACAAAGAAGTAATACTTGCTAAAGTACTTCTGTGGTTAGTAAGATATACTGTGTAGCATAAGCCATAGCAGCAGGAACACTCCACATGCCCATGCTTCACATAGTTCAGTTTGCCACACAGCAATTGCCTGCGCACTCATATATAACAGGAGCATATGGAATAACATGGTAAATGTCTCTGAGCATAATTCTGAAAAGGCCACCTTATTCATGCCTGGTCACAAGTAAGCACCACAGATCATCTCAAAGTCACATGAACACATTTTCTCCTGTTGTCACAATATAGAGTCCTTATAAATTCCATTTCTTCAAATCATAAAGCATCCTCCATTTACTTCCTACCACACATGTGATCATACCCATTTACTGACACTCCTGAGCTACTCCATATGGGTAAGAATTAAGCCTCCTCTATTAGCTTCAGAAGAGCAAATCTCTTCACAATTACAGAACAATTTCTCTGCACATAGTAACTGGGAAAGTTGCCTTTTTCTGTATGTCTGTCTTGTTCAGTAATGTCAGAATcagatttctgtctttcctacatttttgctgtttgccACTGCAGAATTCTTTTTCCCACAAGAGTCAGTTCTAAGAAGAGGAGCTCCAAGTCCAAACATTGGAGCTCACTGATGATTGTCCATCAGTCCATATCCCTGAGATCCACTCCCTCAATGTTTTAAGATGGCTCTTGGATCTTGTATGGAATGCCCAACTTTGGGAGCTGACAGTATTACTGAAACCAGGGTAATACAGAAGATTCCTTGACTGGGGTGCGGTAAATGCAGTAAAGTTCTCTTTGCAGAGGATGGCTGACTTGCACTGAATTATTGCTCCCATGCTAAATAAACAGTGAATGCATTCCAAAATCCTTGTTCAAATGAACGTTCCTTTAGTACTACAAACAAATTAAAGTTGTGCAGTCCAGAGGGAAATCCAATTTCTCTCACATTTTAGGGGGgagaatactttaaaaatattcacaattATCCAGCTGTTCCACAATACATAATTTAAATAACTGT
Protein-coding regions in this window:
- the C6H2orf80 gene encoding uncharacterized protein C2orf80 homolog is translated as MERKHLKKEIEKLLGDYVGIRLRENEFDPRGQRQPTFLDDTVHYNLAFSVALLWLSDLGAQTTLTREKMNFAARNRYMYPNRIEREAMILSSYAGILMNSIPIEEIFEIYSMRPPATHWQSSANDHWIQPFKLSLHPFAMLTAPEAAEYAWKHSTKYQTATAYQKTDSCSARSTKKDSKQLIRGKQQVYKEVSLMSWEVNSSNIQHTHGRHSWELQKQNKEYLWRSLEQIQRQGMQRKQRHNRDPDFMCLT